GACGAACCACGTGCTGGGCATGGAGGTCGTCCTCGCGGACGGCGCCATCGTCTGGCTCGGCGGAAAGACGCCGCGCCATGCGGGCTACGACCTGCCGGGCGTGATGGTCGGCTCCGAGGGCACCCTCGGCATCGTCACCAAGATCATCGTGCGGTTGCAGCGCCTGCCGGAGGCGGTCCGCACGCTCGTCGCGGTCTTCCGCGAGATGGACCAGGCCTCGGCGGCGGTTTCCGCCATCATCGCGCGCGGCATCATCCCCGCGGCGATGGAGATGATGGACAGGGTGGCTATCGAGGCGGTGGAGCCCGCCGTCCACGCGGGCTATCCACCGGAGGCGGGCGCGGTGCTGCTCATCGAGGTGGAAGGGCTGCGCGAGGAGGCGACGAGCGAGGCGGAGGAGGTTGAAGGCGTCTGCCGCGAGCTTGGCGCGGTCGAGGTGCGCGGCGCGGAGTCGCCCGCCGACCGCGAGAGGCTATGGGCCGGCCGCAAGGGGGCCATCGGCGCGCTGGGGCGGCTCGCGCCCAACTACTACCTGGTGGACGGCGTCGTGCCACGCACGCGGCTTGTCGAGGTGCTGCGGCGCGTCGGCGAGATAGGCCGGCGGCATGGCGTCCGCATCGCCAACGTGTTCCACGCGGGCGACGGCAACCTGCACCCCTGCATGCTGTTCGACGAGCGCGTGCCTGGCGACACGGAGCGCGTGGTGAAGGCGGGCGCGGAGATCATGCGGCTGTGCGTGGACGTGGGCGGCGCGCTCACCGGCGAGCACGGCGTGGGGCTGGAGAAGCGCGACTACATGCCGTGGGCGTTCAGCGACGCGGACATGGAGGCCATGCGCAGGCTGAAGGCGGCCTTCGTGTCCTTCGACTCCGCTCAGGATGAACCGGGCGACGGCGGCGACCTGTTCAACCCGGGCAAGATATTTCCATCGCCGAAGGGCTGCCGCGAGATACCCCGTACCATGTTGCAGCGCGGCGTGCTCGGCCCCGGCGACTTCGTGTAGAGGTACGTATGACTTTACAGCCAGAGATGCTCGCAGTCGGGATAGCTCAGGGGATCATAGCACGTCTCATTGTCGATCTGGCGAGAGTCTTTACGAAAGACCCTGGGAAAGACCGCACAGCCCAAGCTGTTTTTGTCCCGCGCCCGCCCGACTCGGGTTTTATGGGGCGCGAAGGGGAGAAGGAGGCCGTGGTCCGCGGTCTCCGCCAGAATGATGCTGTGCTTCTGTGCGGGTCGCCTGGCGTCGGGAAGTCCGCCATTGCACTGGCTGTGGCCCATGAGCCGGATATCCAGAGGCACTTCGGAGGACGTGTCCTGTGGATCACCGCGCCGGAGGCCACGCTGGACAGCCTGTGCACCAGCATTCTCCGGCAGGCGAGCATGGGCGAAGCGCTCAAAGACCTGAAAGGCGACCAGGAAAAAGCGAGCGTCGTGCGCGGGGCGCTGACACAGGCAAACACGCGCGTCCTGTTTATACTGGACCAGGCAGACAACGCGCCCGGCGCCGGAGCGTTTTGTCAGCAGGTGACATCCTCTGTCCTGGTGACGAGCCAGCAGCGAATCAGCGGGCTTTCGTGCGTGGACGTCCAGCCTTTCAGCGGGACCAAGCGCGAGCGCATCATGGCGGAGCAGCTTCTTGATGCCAATGCCCCTCGGAAGCTGAAGCGCGGCGAAAAGCAGTTGCTCTCGACCGTCGCACGCCAGTGCAGCTACCTTCCTCTGGCGCTCGTCCTGGCGGGCTCGCAGCTTCACGAAGGCTACACCGTGCAAGACCTCTCCCTCGACCTGACGGAGCGCGGCCTGGACCCGCTGGCGGACCCCGTGGACTCCACGAACTCCGTCCGGGCAACCTTTGATCTGGCTTACCAGCGGCTTGACCCCCCTCTGCAAAAGTTGTTTTCCTGCTTTGGCGCGTTCAACCTCCTGGAGGCTCCCATTAGCCGCGACGCCGTGCTGGCCGCTTGCAGCGCGGGACAACCCCGTGACCTTGCGCTGCTGGCGGCCCGGTCGCTCATTACAGCGCCTAAAGCGAGCAAGAAACAGGCCGCCCAGAGCTACACCATGCACTCCCTCCTGTGGCGCTACGCCTGCGAGAAGCTGGGCGGCGACCCCGCGCCGAGGGCGCGCGCTCTGGACTACTTTACCAACGTGGCGCGGAAGCATCGCCAAGAAAGATGGCAGCACTACAGAGAGATGGACGCCGCGCTTCCGCACGTCTTTTTCCTGCTGCGCTGGGCGAAGGAGCACGCCGACCGCGACGTGTCCTTGAAGGGGGCCGCGCTGCTGAACGTGACCCCTGAGTTCCTGGACAGGCGCGGCTACTGGGAGGAATGGGTTGAATGGGGGCAGTGGGCGCTCAACACAGCACGGGCGGCGGGGAACAAACCCTTGATAGCGGACAGCACCCATCACCTGGCGGTGGCCTTTCAGAACCGAGGTGAGATGGAGGGAGCGCGGGCGCTGTGCGACGAGAGCCTGAAGATCGAGCGGGAGTTGGGGAACAAGGGCGGGATTGCGGTCACGCTGCACCAACTGGGGAACCTGGCCTATTTGCAGGGGGACTACGCGGGAGCGCGGACGCTGTACGACGAGAGCCTGAAGATCGAGCGGGAGTTGGGGAACAAGGACGGGATAGCGCGAACGCTGCACCAGTTGGGGAACTTGGCCTATTTGCAGGATGACCACGCGGGAGCGCGGAAGCTGTACGACGAGAGCCTGACGCTAGAGCGGGAGTTGGGGGACAAGGGCGGGATTGCGGCCACGCTGCACCAGTTGGGGGCGCTGGCGCAGGATCAGGATGACCACGCGGGAGCGCGGAAGCTGTACGATGAGAGCCTGACGCTGAATCGGGAACTGGGGAGCAAGGGCAGGATCGCGGTCACGCTGCACGAGTTAGGACGGTTGGCGCAGGCCCAAGCCCAGGGGGACTACGCGGAGGCGCGGCGGTTGTACAGGGGGAGCCTGGCGCTGAAGCAGGAGCTGGGAGACAAGGACGGGATTGCGCGAACGCTGCACCAGTTGGGGACGCTGGCAGAGGTTGAGAAGCGGACCGAGGAAGCGACGGGCTACTACCGGCGGGCGCTCGCCATCTTTGAGGAGCTTCACTCGCCCGACGCGGAAGTGGCACGGAAAGCCCTGGCGCGGGTTACAGGTGGCAAGGGCGGCAGCGCGGACGCGGCCACCAAGGAAAAGACGTGAACGCTCCCGCACTCCCCGACCTCGGCTGCCCGCTCGCGCCGCCGGAGGCCTGCCCGCGCTACGCCGTTGACGGCGTCGTCCCAAGGGCGGTCGCGCTCCCCGCGACGGAGGAGCAGGTCGCGAGCGTGCTGCGCGTCGCGCACGCCGAGGGGCTGGCGGTGACGCCGTGGGGCGGCGGGACGCAGATGGCGCTGGGGGCTCCTTCCGCGGAAGGACGGCTGGACGTCGTGCTGGACATGTCGCGGCTGAGCGCCGTCGTCGCGCACGAGCCCGCCGACCTCACCGTGACTGTGCAGGCGGGTGCGACCATCGGGGCGGTGAACGCGCACCTTGCACGCTCCGGGCAATACCTGCCGCTCGACCCGCCGCTGGCGGACAGGGCCACCATCGGCGGGACGCTCGCCGCGGACGCCAGTGGGCCGCTGCGCCAGCGCTACGGCACGGCGCGGGACGTGACGCTGGGCGTGCGCGTGGCGGGGCCGGACGGCGTGGTCACGAAGGCGGGCGGCAGGGTAGTCAAGAACGTGACCGGCTACGACTTGACCAAGCTCTACATTGGCTCGCTGGGAACGCTCGGCGTCATCCTGGAGGCGACGTTCAAGGTCGCGCCGCTGCCCCGAAGCGAGTCCACGGCCCTGGCGCGCTTCGCGACGGTCGGCGACGCGCAGGAGGCGGCGCTGGCTCTGCTGCGTCGAGGCATGCGGCCTCTGGCGCTCGACATAATAAACACAGGCGCGGGCCAGAGCGTGGCGGCGATGGGCGGAGAAGCGACGCGAGGCCGGGCCGTGCTGGCGGCGCGATTCGGGGGGACGGCGCTGGCGGTGGAACGCATGGAGCGGGAGATGCTCGCCCTTCGACAGGCTCAGGGAGAGCGGATCGAGGTGCTGCACAACGAGGCGCACCGGCGCTTCTGGCGGGCCGCCGCCGACTATGGATGGGGCGACGCCATGCCGCCGACGCTTGTCACAGTGGCCTCGGTGCTGCCCACGCAGGTCCCCGTGTTCATGGAGGCGATTGTCGTTGCGGGTGGTAGGGGAGGGCTGGTGGGGGAGAGCGTGGCGCGCGCGGGCGTGGGCGTGGTGCGCACGTTCTGGCGCGCCGCCGACCCTCTGGCCGCGGATGCGTCCCCTTCCGTGGAAGGGCGGGCGGTGTCCGCCCTTCGAGAGTACGCGACGGCGCTGGGCGGGACGCTGGTGGTGGAGGCGTGCGCGCCGGACGTGAAGCGCCTTGTGGACGTGTGGGGGCCGCCCGGCCCGGACGTGGATGTCATGCGACGCGTCAAGGCCCAGTTCGACCCGAAGGGCGTGCTGAATCCCGGACGGTTCGTGGGAGGCATTTAGTGGCGTTGACCGATAGCGCCCCGCACGATGCGCCGCCTGCGTCCGGCCTGCTCTCGCCGGACGCGCCCTCCGACGCCGACCTCTATCGCTGCGTCCACTGCGGCCTCTGCCTGAACTACTGTCCCACGTACCTGGAGACGGGCCTGGAGACAGAGTCGCCGCGAGGGCGCATCTTCTTCATGCGCGCCCTCCGCGAGCAGCGGCTGCCTCTGAACGACGCCGTCGCCGGGCACTGGAGCATGTGTTTGCAGTGCCGCGCGTGCGAGGCGGTGTGCCCGTCAGGGGTGCGGTTCGGCAGGCTGATGGGCCAGATGCGTCAGGAGACGTTGCTCCGGCGACCGCCCGGTCGCCGCGAGCGCTTCGCTCGCTGGCTCGCCTTCTGTGCGCTGCTGCCGCACCCGCGCCGCCTGCGCGTTGCGGGAGGGCTGCTGCGCCTCTACCAGCGCAGCGGCGCGCAGGCAGCGCTGCGAGCGATGGGCCTTCTGCGACTCCTGGGTCTCGCGGATATGGAGGGCCAGCTCCCGCCCGTGCCGTCGCGAATGTTCGCCGCGCGGGGACAGGTCTACGCCGCCCAGAGCGAACGGCGTATGCGGGTGGCGTTCTTTTCCGGGTGCGTCATGCCCGTGTTCTACGGCCCCGTGCACGAGGCGACGTTGCGCGTGCTGACGCGCAACGGCTGCGAGGTAGTCGTTCCGGCGGCGCAGACGTGCTGCGGCGCGCTGCACCTGCATAGCGGCGAGCGTGAGATGGCGCGGGACCTGGCGCGCCGGACCATCGTCGTCTTCGAGGCCGCGCGCGCCGACTACGTTGTGGTGAACTCGGCGGGATGCGGCGCGCAGCTCAAGGAGTACGCGGAGCTGTTCGAGGGTGACCAGACGTGGAAGGCGCGCGCCGAACGCTTCAGCGCGTCGGTGCGGGACGTGACCGAGCTGCTGGCCGCGCTGCCGTTCGAGCGCGGGCTGGCCCTTCGACAGGCTCAGGGTCAGCCGCTGCGGGTGACCTATCAGGACCCCTGCCACTTGGCGCACGCCCAGAGGGTCACGGACGCGCCGCGCAGGCTGCTTCGGGCCATCCCCGGCCTCACGCTCGTCGAGATGGAGCGCCCGGACGTCTGCTGCGGCGCGGCGGGCAGCTACAGCCTGGTCGAGCGGGAGATGTCGCGGCGACTGCTAGAGCGCAAGATGGACGCCATCGCGAGCATGCGCGCGGACGTCATCGCGACGGCGAACCCGGGGTGCCTGCTGCAACTGCGGGCGGGCGTGCGGCAACGCGGGCTGCGGGCGCGCGTGGCGCACGTGGTGGAGCTGCTCGACGAGGCGTACAGGGCGGGGGAGGTTGACTAATGTATGACATTGCATTACAATAACAGAGAGTGGTCTAACCCATGAACATAGTTGAGTTGCTATGGGACGACGGCAATATAGAGCACATAGCGCGTCACGACATCTCTCCTGAAGAGGTAGAGGACATCTGTTTTGGATTGCATATCGCCTATCGGGGGCGTCAGTTCAGGTACGTGCTATACGGTCGGACGTCGTCGGGGCGCTATCTCATGGTAGTTCTTGCCAGGCGTCGGATTGGCTGTTACCGTCCGGTGACAGCTCGAGAACTGACGGATGCGGAGAAGCGCGCTTACAGGCGCAGATTCATTCATTAGGTGAGGGGCTATGATGCGCGAGAAGACTTATCCCGTGCCTTCATTCAAGTCGGCTGAGGAAGAGGCGACTTTCTGGGAGACGCACAGCCCTCTTCTGGAGGGATATGAGGGCGAAGCGCAGACGCGTCCGCAGACACGGACGTCCATCATCTCGGTGCGTTTGATGGGTAGAGAGATCGGTGCGCTGCGCGAAGCCGCCCGGCGAGCAGGTGTGGGGCCGACGACCATGGCGCGCATGTTCATTCTTCGTGGTCTCGACGCAGCGGAGAGAACGTCTGACCTGGACGCCCGCCTGAGCGTCCTGGAAAAGAAGGTGAAGCGACTCGCCGTTGGATAACCTCAGGTCAGTGTCACCTGCGTCATCGTCGTCTCCCTTTGCTCCACGCAGCTACGGCTTGGTCCCCTTCTTGCGCTCACGGCGATAGTGCGCGCTGGCGGCCTCCGCGCCCGACTGTCCTTCCGTGGAAGGACGCCCCTGCTTCGCCATCGCCCTCTCCAGCGCCTCCAGGAACAGCAGCACGTTCCCCTCGTTGCAGGAGTGTCCCATCAGCCCGACGCGCCACACCTTGCCCTTGAGCGGCCCCAGTCCGCCGCC
This genomic interval from Dehalococcoidia bacterium contains the following:
- a CDS encoding FAD-linked oxidase C-terminal domain-containing protein, yielding MARTAAVKSALARDLEATLGPDGVVWRPEDILAYEYDGSIDRGLPVAIAFPRDAAQVAAAVRIARRHGLPVVPRGAGTGLSGGAIASEGGVVVALTRMTRILEVDAANAIAVVEPGVVNLDLSLAVAQHGLRYAPDPSSQRACTLGGNVAENAGGPHCLAYGVTTNHVLGMEVVLADGAIVWLGGKTPRHAGYDLPGVMVGSEGTLGIVTKIIVRLQRLPEAVRTLVAVFREMDQASAAVSAIIARGIIPAAMEMMDRVAIEAVEPAVHAGYPPEAGAVLLIEVEGLREEATSEAEEVEGVCRELGAVEVRGAESPADRERLWAGRKGAIGALGRLAPNYYLVDGVVPRTRLVEVLRRVGEIGRRHGVRIANVFHAGDGNLHPCMLFDERVPGDTERVVKAGAEIMRLCVDVGGALTGEHGVGLEKRDYMPWAFSDADMEAMRRLKAAFVSFDSAQDEPGDGGDLFNPGKIFPSPKGCREIPRTMLQRGVLGPGDFV
- a CDS encoding tetratricopeptide repeat protein; the encoded protein is MTLQPEMLAVGIAQGIIARLIVDLARVFTKDPGKDRTAQAVFVPRPPDSGFMGREGEKEAVVRGLRQNDAVLLCGSPGVGKSAIALAVAHEPDIQRHFGGRVLWITAPEATLDSLCTSILRQASMGEALKDLKGDQEKASVVRGALTQANTRVLFILDQADNAPGAGAFCQQVTSSVLVTSQQRISGLSCVDVQPFSGTKRERIMAEQLLDANAPRKLKRGEKQLLSTVARQCSYLPLALVLAGSQLHEGYTVQDLSLDLTERGLDPLADPVDSTNSVRATFDLAYQRLDPPLQKLFSCFGAFNLLEAPISRDAVLAACSAGQPRDLALLAARSLITAPKASKKQAAQSYTMHSLLWRYACEKLGGDPAPRARALDYFTNVARKHRQERWQHYREMDAALPHVFFLLRWAKEHADRDVSLKGAALLNVTPEFLDRRGYWEEWVEWGQWALNTARAAGNKPLIADSTHHLAVAFQNRGEMEGARALCDESLKIERELGNKGGIAVTLHQLGNLAYLQGDYAGARTLYDESLKIERELGNKDGIARTLHQLGNLAYLQDDHAGARKLYDESLTLERELGDKGGIAATLHQLGALAQDQDDHAGARKLYDESLTLNRELGSKGRIAVTLHELGRLAQAQAQGDYAEARRLYRGSLALKQELGDKDGIARTLHQLGTLAEVEKRTEEATGYYRRALAIFEELHSPDAEVARKALARVTGGKGGSADAATKEKT
- a CDS encoding FAD-binding oxidoreductase, with the protein product MNAPALPDLGCPLAPPEACPRYAVDGVVPRAVALPATEEQVASVLRVAHAEGLAVTPWGGGTQMALGAPSAEGRLDVVLDMSRLSAVVAHEPADLTVTVQAGATIGAVNAHLARSGQYLPLDPPLADRATIGGTLAADASGPLRQRYGTARDVTLGVRVAGPDGVVTKAGGRVVKNVTGYDLTKLYIGSLGTLGVILEATFKVAPLPRSESTALARFATVGDAQEAALALLRRGMRPLALDIINTGAGQSVAAMGGEATRGRAVLAARFGGTALAVERMEREMLALRQAQGERIEVLHNEAHRRFWRAAADYGWGDAMPPTLVTVASVLPTQVPVFMEAIVVAGGRGGLVGESVARAGVGVVRTFWRAADPLAADASPSVEGRAVSALREYATALGGTLVVEACAPDVKRLVDVWGPPGPDVDVMRRVKAQFDPKGVLNPGRFVGGI
- a CDS encoding (Fe-S)-binding protein codes for the protein MALTDSAPHDAPPASGLLSPDAPSDADLYRCVHCGLCLNYCPTYLETGLETESPRGRIFFMRALREQRLPLNDAVAGHWSMCLQCRACEAVCPSGVRFGRLMGQMRQETLLRRPPGRRERFARWLAFCALLPHPRRLRVAGGLLRLYQRSGAQAALRAMGLLRLLGLADMEGQLPPVPSRMFAARGQVYAAQSERRMRVAFFSGCVMPVFYGPVHEATLRVLTRNGCEVVVPAAQTCCGALHLHSGEREMARDLARRTIVVFEAARADYVVVNSAGCGAQLKEYAELFEGDQTWKARAERFSASVRDVTELLAALPFERGLALRQAQGQPLRVTYQDPCHLAHAQRVTDAPRRLLRAIPGLTLVEMERPDVCCGAAGSYSLVEREMSRRLLERKMDAIASMRADVIATANPGCLLQLRAGVRQRGLRARVAHVVELLDEAYRAGEVD